Proteins encoded together in one Drosophila albomicans strain 15112-1751.03 chromosome 2R, ASM965048v2, whole genome shotgun sequence window:
- the LOC117573081 gene encoding catenin alpha isoform X2 — protein MLNNRIVTHNLGPYIYFKYGKSKRASALVAAVEKATENFIQKGEQIAYENPDITQEMLSAVDEVRKTGDAMSLAAREFSEDPCSSLKRGNMVRAARNLLSAVTRLLILADMVDVHLLLKSLHIVEDDLNKLKNASSQDELMDNMRQFGRNAGELIKQAAKRQQELKDPQLRDDLAAARAMLKKHSTMLLTASKVYVRHPELDLAKVNRDFILKQVCDAVNTISDVAQGKSSQPTDVYSGAGELAAALDDFDEGIVMDPMTYSEKRSRQLLEERLESIISAAALMADADCTRDERRERIVAECNAVRQALQDLLSEYMSNMGQKDNTAGLDRAIDQMCRKTRDLRRQLRKAVVDHVSDSFLETTSPLIDLIEAAKSGNEKKVREKADIFTKHAEKLVEVANLVCSMSNNEDGVKMVRYAAAQIESLCPQVINAASILTVRPNSKVAQENMSAYRQAWEVQVRILTEAVDDITTIDDFLAVSENHILEDVNKCVMALQVGDAKDLRETAGSIQGRSSRVCNVVEAEMDNYEPCIYTKRVLEAVKVLREQVMIKFEQRVDAAVEALSTNSNKDVDENDFIDASRLVYDGVREIRRAVLMNRSSEDLDTDTEFEPVEDLTLETRSRSSAHTGDQTVDEYPDISGICTAREAMRKMTEEDKQKIAQQVELFRREKLTFDSEVAKWDDTGNDIIFLAKHMCMIMMEMTDFTRGRGPLKTTMDVINAAKKISEAGNKLDKLTREIAEQCPESSTKKDLLAYLQRIALYCHQIQITSKVKADVQNISGELIVSGLDSATSLIQAAKNLMNAVVLTVKYSYVASTKYTRQGTVTSPIVVWKMKAPEKKPLVRPEKPEEVRAKVRKGSQKKVQNPIHALSEFQSPADAV, from the exons GAAAATCAAAACGAGCTAGCGCACTAGTTGCAGCAGTTGAAAAAGCCACGGAAAACTTCATTCAAAAAGGAGAACAAATTGCGTATGAAAATCCAGACATTACTCAGGAGATGTTATCAGCGGTAGATGAAGTGAGGAAAACTGGAGATGCAATGAGTCTGGCAGCAAGAGAATTTTCAGAAGATCCATGCAGTTCATTGAAACGCGGAAACATGGTGCGGGCAGCTAGAAATTTACTTTCTGCTGTCACACGATTACTAATATTGGCTGATATGGTTGATGTTCATTTATTGCTTAAGTCTCTTCATATTGTTGAAGATGACCTCaataaactgaaaaatgcATCTAGCCAAGATGAACTCATGGACAATATGAGA CAATTTGGTCGCAACGCTGGAGAACTTATAAAACAAGCAGCAAAACGTCAGCAGGAGCTAAAAGATCCTCAATTGCGAGATGACTTGGCTGCTGCTCGTGCAATGCTAAAAAAACATTCCACAATGCTTCTAACCGCATCCAAGGTCTATGTTCGACACCCAGAATTAGATTTAGCCAAAGTCAACCGggatttcattttgaaacaAGTTTGCGACGCAGTAAATACGATTAGTGATGTAGCACAAGGAAAATCATCACAACCTACTGATGTTTACAGTGGCGCTGGGGAATTAGCTGCAGCCTTGGACGATTTTGAT gaAGGCATTGTAATGGATCCCATGACTTATAGTGAGAAACGGTCACGTCAACTGCTTGAAGAACGTCTCGAGAGTATAATCAGTGCAGCAGCATTAATGGCCGATGCAGACTGTACGCGAGACGAGCGCAGAGAAAGAATTGTAGCGGAATGTAATGCTGTGCGTCAAGCTTTACAGGATCTTCTCTCTGAATACATGTCAAAT atGGGCCAGAAAGATAATACAGCAGGACTGGATCGCGCAATTGATCAAATGTGTCGTAAAACGAGAGATCTTCGCAGGCAGTTACGTAAAGCTGTTGTTGACCACGTGTCCGATTCGTTCTTAGAAACGACATCTCCTTTGATTGACTTGATTGAAGCTGCCAAGTCAGGGAATGAAAAGAAAGTCAGAGAGAAAGCTGACATATTTACTAAACATGCTGAAAAGCTTGTTGAAGTTGCCAATCTCGTGTGCAGTATGTCAAATAACGAAGATGGAGTAAAAATGGTCCGATACGCTGCGGCCCAAATTGAAAGTTTGTGTCCCCAAGTAATTAACGCAGCATCAATTCTTACGGTTCGACCTAACTCTAAAGTTGCCCAGGAAAATATGTCCGCTTATCGACAGGCATGGGAAGTGCAAGTTCGAATTTTGACAGAAGCCGTTGATGATATTACGACTATTGATGACTTTTTAGCTGTATCGGAAAATCATATTTTAGAAGATGTCAACAAATGTGTAATGGCTTTACAAGTTGGCGACGCTAAAGATTTACGTGAAACAGCGGGATCTATACAGGGCCGATCGTCACGTGTATGCAATGTTGTTGAAGCTGAAATGGATAATTATGAACCATGTATTTACACCAAACGAGTCCTAGAAGCAGTCAAAGTTCTTCGAGAGCAAG TTATGATCAAATTTGAGCAGCGAGTTGATGCTGCCGTCGAAGCTCTATCTACCAATTCAAACAAAGATGTTGATGAAAACGATTTTATTGATGCATCGCGCTTGGTTTATGATGGAGTTCGAGAAATTCGCCGTGCGGTGTTAATGAATAGA AGCTCAGAGGACTTGGATACAGACACCGAATTTGAACCAGTTGAAGATTTAACGTTGGAAACTCGAAGTCGAT cgAGTGCACATACAGGAGATCAGACCGTTGACGAGTATCCAGACATTAGTGGTATTTGCACAGCTAGA GAAGCAATGCGTAAAATGACAGAAGAAGATAAGCAAAAGATTGCCCAACAAGTCGAGCTATTTCGAAGGGAAAAACTTACTTTTGATTCCGAGGTCGCAAAATGGGATGACACCGGCAATGACATCATTTTCTTGGCAAAACATATGTGTATGATAATGATGGAAATGACAGATTTTACAAG AGGTCGCGGCCCTTTGAAGACTACTATGGACGTTATCAATGCTGCTAAAAAAATATCCGAAGCCGGCAATAAACTTGATAAGTTAACCCGTGAGATAGCTGAGCAATGCCCTgaaagcagcactaaaaaagaCTTGTTAGCATATTTGCAACGTATCGCATTGTATTGtcatcaaattcaaataacttCAAAGGTCAAAGCAGATGTACAAAACATTAGTGGTGAATTGATCGTGTCTGGG ctggATAGTGCCACATCATTAATCCAAGCAGCTAAGAATTTGATGAATGCTGTTGTACTCACTGTGAAGTACTCCTATGTAGCTTCCACAAAATACACCAGACAAGGCACCGTTACT TCTCCAATTGTGGTATGGAAAATGAAAGCACCAGAAAAAAAACCATTAGTGCGTCCTGAAAAACCTGAAGAAGTTCGTGCTAAAGTTCGAAAAGGATCACagaaaaaagtgcaaaatccAATTCATGCGTTATCTGAATTCCAAAGTCCCGCAGATGCTGTATAA
- the LOC117573081 gene encoding catenin alpha isoform X1 — protein MALSDFGQIALKWDPKNLEIRTMSVEKTLEPLVLQVTTLVNTKGPSKKKKGKSKRASALVAAVEKATENFIQKGEQIAYENPDITQEMLSAVDEVRKTGDAMSLAAREFSEDPCSSLKRGNMVRAARNLLSAVTRLLILADMVDVHLLLKSLHIVEDDLNKLKNASSQDELMDNMRQFGRNAGELIKQAAKRQQELKDPQLRDDLAAARAMLKKHSTMLLTASKVYVRHPELDLAKVNRDFILKQVCDAVNTISDVAQGKSSQPTDVYSGAGELAAALDDFDEGIVMDPMTYSEKRSRQLLEERLESIISAAALMADADCTRDERRERIVAECNAVRQALQDLLSEYMSNMGQKDNTAGLDRAIDQMCRKTRDLRRQLRKAVVDHVSDSFLETTSPLIDLIEAAKSGNEKKVREKADIFTKHAEKLVEVANLVCSMSNNEDGVKMVRYAAAQIESLCPQVINAASILTVRPNSKVAQENMSAYRQAWEVQVRILTEAVDDITTIDDFLAVSENHILEDVNKCVMALQVGDAKDLRETAGSIQGRSSRVCNVVEAEMDNYEPCIYTKRVLEAVKVLREQVMIKFEQRVDAAVEALSTNSNKDVDENDFIDASRLVYDGVREIRRAVLMNRSSEDLDTDTEFEPVEDLTLETRSRSSAHTGDQTVDEYPDISGICTAREAMRKMTEEDKQKIAQQVELFRREKLTFDSEVAKWDDTGNDIIFLAKHMCMIMMEMTDFTRGRGPLKTTMDVINAAKKISEAGNKLDKLTREIAEQCPESSTKKDLLAYLQRIALYCHQIQITSKVKADVQNISGELIVSGLDSATSLIQAAKNLMNAVVLTVKYSYVASTKYTRQGTVTSPIVVWKMKAPEKKPLVRPEKPEEVRAKVRKGSQKKVQNPIHALSEFQSPADAV, from the exons GAAAATCAAAACGAGCTAGCGCACTAGTTGCAGCAGTTGAAAAAGCCACGGAAAACTTCATTCAAAAAGGAGAACAAATTGCGTATGAAAATCCAGACATTACTCAGGAGATGTTATCAGCGGTAGATGAAGTGAGGAAAACTGGAGATGCAATGAGTCTGGCAGCAAGAGAATTTTCAGAAGATCCATGCAGTTCATTGAAACGCGGAAACATGGTGCGGGCAGCTAGAAATTTACTTTCTGCTGTCACACGATTACTAATATTGGCTGATATGGTTGATGTTCATTTATTGCTTAAGTCTCTTCATATTGTTGAAGATGACCTCaataaactgaaaaatgcATCTAGCCAAGATGAACTCATGGACAATATGAGA CAATTTGGTCGCAACGCTGGAGAACTTATAAAACAAGCAGCAAAACGTCAGCAGGAGCTAAAAGATCCTCAATTGCGAGATGACTTGGCTGCTGCTCGTGCAATGCTAAAAAAACATTCCACAATGCTTCTAACCGCATCCAAGGTCTATGTTCGACACCCAGAATTAGATTTAGCCAAAGTCAACCGggatttcattttgaaacaAGTTTGCGACGCAGTAAATACGATTAGTGATGTAGCACAAGGAAAATCATCACAACCTACTGATGTTTACAGTGGCGCTGGGGAATTAGCTGCAGCCTTGGACGATTTTGAT gaAGGCATTGTAATGGATCCCATGACTTATAGTGAGAAACGGTCACGTCAACTGCTTGAAGAACGTCTCGAGAGTATAATCAGTGCAGCAGCATTAATGGCCGATGCAGACTGTACGCGAGACGAGCGCAGAGAAAGAATTGTAGCGGAATGTAATGCTGTGCGTCAAGCTTTACAGGATCTTCTCTCTGAATACATGTCAAAT atGGGCCAGAAAGATAATACAGCAGGACTGGATCGCGCAATTGATCAAATGTGTCGTAAAACGAGAGATCTTCGCAGGCAGTTACGTAAAGCTGTTGTTGACCACGTGTCCGATTCGTTCTTAGAAACGACATCTCCTTTGATTGACTTGATTGAAGCTGCCAAGTCAGGGAATGAAAAGAAAGTCAGAGAGAAAGCTGACATATTTACTAAACATGCTGAAAAGCTTGTTGAAGTTGCCAATCTCGTGTGCAGTATGTCAAATAACGAAGATGGAGTAAAAATGGTCCGATACGCTGCGGCCCAAATTGAAAGTTTGTGTCCCCAAGTAATTAACGCAGCATCAATTCTTACGGTTCGACCTAACTCTAAAGTTGCCCAGGAAAATATGTCCGCTTATCGACAGGCATGGGAAGTGCAAGTTCGAATTTTGACAGAAGCCGTTGATGATATTACGACTATTGATGACTTTTTAGCTGTATCGGAAAATCATATTTTAGAAGATGTCAACAAATGTGTAATGGCTTTACAAGTTGGCGACGCTAAAGATTTACGTGAAACAGCGGGATCTATACAGGGCCGATCGTCACGTGTATGCAATGTTGTTGAAGCTGAAATGGATAATTATGAACCATGTATTTACACCAAACGAGTCCTAGAAGCAGTCAAAGTTCTTCGAGAGCAAG TTATGATCAAATTTGAGCAGCGAGTTGATGCTGCCGTCGAAGCTCTATCTACCAATTCAAACAAAGATGTTGATGAAAACGATTTTATTGATGCATCGCGCTTGGTTTATGATGGAGTTCGAGAAATTCGCCGTGCGGTGTTAATGAATAGA AGCTCAGAGGACTTGGATACAGACACCGAATTTGAACCAGTTGAAGATTTAACGTTGGAAACTCGAAGTCGAT cgAGTGCACATACAGGAGATCAGACCGTTGACGAGTATCCAGACATTAGTGGTATTTGCACAGCTAGA GAAGCAATGCGTAAAATGACAGAAGAAGATAAGCAAAAGATTGCCCAACAAGTCGAGCTATTTCGAAGGGAAAAACTTACTTTTGATTCCGAGGTCGCAAAATGGGATGACACCGGCAATGACATCATTTTCTTGGCAAAACATATGTGTATGATAATGATGGAAATGACAGATTTTACAAG AGGTCGCGGCCCTTTGAAGACTACTATGGACGTTATCAATGCTGCTAAAAAAATATCCGAAGCCGGCAATAAACTTGATAAGTTAACCCGTGAGATAGCTGAGCAATGCCCTgaaagcagcactaaaaaagaCTTGTTAGCATATTTGCAACGTATCGCATTGTATTGtcatcaaattcaaataacttCAAAGGTCAAAGCAGATGTACAAAACATTAGTGGTGAATTGATCGTGTCTGGG ctggATAGTGCCACATCATTAATCCAAGCAGCTAAGAATTTGATGAATGCTGTTGTACTCACTGTGAAGTACTCCTATGTAGCTTCCACAAAATACACCAGACAAGGCACCGTTACT TCTCCAATTGTGGTATGGAAAATGAAAGCACCAGAAAAAAAACCATTAGTGCGTCCTGAAAAACCTGAAGAAGTTCGTGCTAAAGTTCGAAAAGGATCACagaaaaaagtgcaaaatccAATTCATGCGTTATCTGAATTCCAAAGTCCCGCAGATGCTGTATAA